In Ctenopharyngodon idella isolate HZGC_01 chromosome 20, HZGC01, whole genome shotgun sequence, the following proteins share a genomic window:
- the trib2 gene encoding tribbles homolog 2 — MNIQRSSPINISRYGRSRYKAHDFEELSCLRTTESSQSFSPNLGSPSPPETPDSSHCISCIGNYLLLEPIEGDHVFRATHLHSGEELVCKVFDISRYQESLAAYFVLGTHEHINQIVEILLGDTRAYVFFERSHGDMHSFVRTCKKLREEEAARLFHQIASAVAHCHDNGLVLRDLKLRKFVFKNEDRSLVKLESLEDTYLLEGGDDSLSDKHGCPAYVSPEILNANGSYSGKAADVWSLGVMLYTILVGRYPFHDVEPSSLFSKIRRGQFSIPETLTPKARCLIRSILRREPAERLTSREILDHPWFSASVGPAATANHGRGERELDQMVPEANMEEELEQFFS, encoded by the exons ATGAACATACAGAGATCCAGTCCCATTAACATTTCGCGTTATGGGAGATCGAGGTATAAAGCACACGACTTTGAGGAGCTATCTTGCCTAAGGACTACAGAATCCAGCCAGAGTTTCAGTCCCAATTTAGGATCTCCCAGCCCCCCTGAGACCCCTGACTCCTCTCACTGCATTTCTTGCATTGGAAATTACCTTTTGTTGGAGCCCATTGAGGGTGACCACGTTTTCAGAGCCACCCACCTGCACAGTGGGGAAGAGCTCGTGTGCAAG GTGTTTGATATCAGTCGATACCAGGAGTCCTTGGCTGCTTACTTCGTGCTGGGCACCCATGAGCACATTAACCAGATAGTGGAGATTCTTCTGGGGGATACGCGAGCGTATGTGTTCTTCGAGAGGAGCCATGGCGACATGCACTCTTTCGTTCGCACTTGCAAGAAGCTGCGAGAGGAAGAGGCTGCCAGACTTTTCCATCAGATAGCATCAGCTGTGGCGCACTGCCACGACAACGGCCTGGTCCTCAGAGACCTCAAGCTGAGGAAGTTCGTCTTTAAGAACGAAGACAG GAGCCTTGTAAAATTGGAGAGTTTGGAGGACACGTACCTCCTAGAAGGGGGTGATGATTCTCTCTCGGACAAACACGGCTGTCCAGCCTACGTCAGCCCAGAAATTCTCAATGCAAATGGCAGCTATTCTGGTAAGGCAGCGGATGTTTGGAGCTTAGGCGTGATGCTCTACACCATTCTGGTGGGCCGCTATCCATTCCACGACGTGGAGCCCAGCTCGCTCTTTAGCAAGATCCGTCGCGGCCAATTCAGCATCCCCGAGACGCTAACGCCCAAGGCGCGATGCCTCATCCGTAGCATCCTGCGCCGAGAACCGGCGGAACGCCTCACTTCCCGAGAGATCCTGGACCATCCCTGGTTCTCGGCTTCCGTCGGCCCGGCGGCCACCGCCAACCACGGAAGAGGCGAACGCGAGTTGGACCAAATGGTACCGGAGGCCAATATGGAAGAAGAACTAGAACAGTTCTTTAGCTGA